A single uncultured Methanolobus sp. DNA region contains:
- the lon gene encoding endopeptidase La, whose translation MTIEENSIENESIIIRLSEIVVYPESNTKFLADRNAGEILLSKMENEQETAYAVGLTMKKEAKLAEMLEDDLYKVGNLLEIESVVPAHEGYLISARSAGRVKVVSLYQKDEMFYATYEELPDLEDLDEDMRDFILHDIKRTIHNIGEHFQRSEHFIRPIDDMGSIDQIMGYVMPYLPVDVEEKQAILETLSVRERYLKFFSILVKQKESIQLQMELAKKVGEKMNKNHREAMLREQIKVIREELNETDDPISGEGGYRERIDNSYMPEEIHKKAVSELKKLESAGPQSPEYNIIRNYLDLLLDLPWTAGEKKDIDINEARKVLEDNHNGLEKVKERIIQHLAVMKLKHEKQGSIILFTGPPGTGKTSLGKSIADALGREYVRVSLGGVKDEAEIRGHRKTYIGAMPGRVIQGIKKAGTRNPVFILDEIDKLSSSYSGDPASALLEVLDPEQNNAFSDHYLEVPYDLSEVLFIATANSLSTVPAPLLDRMEIIEISGYTKNEKLAIAKDHLLPDILEEHGLDTNMLQIDDQAMNGIIDRYTREAGVRGLKKQLARTARFVSEKIVSGKADLPYVVHAEMLKEILGKELIRQDEARKENVPGVVTGLAWTPVGGDILFIEGTFMPGKGKLTLTGQLGDVMKESAQISLSLVKSRLANTANSFDFTTSDIHIHVPSGATPKDGPSAGVTLLTALTSLITGKAVDSKLAMTGEVTLSGAVLPVGGIKEKVLAAHRAGIKKVILPHENERDLEDVPEDVRNELQFVPVETIEDVLKEALDIDLHRPAVCYSGQHLHHHGISEI comes from the coding sequence ATGACAATAGAAGAAAACAGCATCGAGAATGAGAGTATAATAATCAGGCTCTCTGAGATAGTAGTCTATCCTGAAAGCAACACAAAATTCCTGGCTGACAGAAATGCCGGCGAGATATTGCTCTCAAAGATGGAAAACGAGCAGGAAACAGCATATGCAGTAGGCCTTACCATGAAAAAGGAGGCAAAGCTTGCTGAAATGCTGGAAGATGACCTCTACAAGGTAGGAAATCTCCTTGAGATCGAATCAGTCGTCCCTGCACATGAAGGTTACCTTATATCCGCAAGATCTGCCGGAAGAGTTAAAGTCGTCTCATTGTACCAGAAAGACGAAATGTTCTACGCAACCTACGAGGAGCTTCCTGACTTAGAGGATCTTGACGAGGATATGCGGGACTTCATCCTTCATGATATAAAGCGCACAATACACAATATAGGTGAACATTTCCAGCGCTCAGAACATTTCATCAGGCCAATCGATGATATGGGATCAATTGATCAGATAATGGGATATGTAATGCCATACCTGCCGGTTGACGTTGAAGAAAAACAGGCAATACTGGAAACACTTTCCGTTCGTGAACGCTATTTGAAGTTCTTCTCCATACTGGTAAAGCAGAAAGAGAGTATCCAGCTTCAGATGGAACTTGCAAAGAAGGTTGGCGAAAAGATGAACAAAAATCATCGTGAAGCCATGCTGCGCGAACAGATCAAGGTGATCAGGGAAGAACTCAATGAAACCGATGATCCGATCTCAGGTGAAGGCGGCTATCGGGAAAGAATAGACAATTCTTACATGCCCGAAGAGATCCACAAGAAAGCTGTTTCAGAGCTTAAGAAACTTGAATCTGCAGGCCCGCAAAGTCCCGAATACAATATAATCAGGAACTACCTTGACCTTCTGCTTGACCTTCCATGGACAGCCGGAGAGAAAAAGGATATTGACATCAACGAAGCACGCAAAGTCCTAGAGGACAATCACAACGGCCTTGAAAAGGTAAAGGAGAGGATCATCCAGCACCTTGCCGTAATGAAACTAAAGCATGAGAAGCAGGGCTCAATAATCCTGTTCACAGGCCCACCGGGAACAGGTAAGACCAGCCTTGGTAAGAGTATCGCAGATGCTCTTGGCAGGGAATATGTACGTGTAAGTCTTGGAGGCGTTAAGGATGAAGCTGAGATACGCGGACATCGAAAGACATACATTGGAGCCATGCCCGGAAGGGTAATTCAGGGTATCAAGAAAGCAGGAACCAGAAATCCTGTATTCATACTGGATGAAATAGACAAGCTTTCATCTTCATACTCGGGAGATCCTGCAAGTGCTTTGCTTGAAGTTCTTGACCCGGAGCAGAACAATGCATTCTCTGATCATTACCTGGAAGTTCCATACGATCTTTCAGAGGTTTTGTTCATAGCAACAGCCAACTCGCTCTCAACTGTTCCGGCTCCATTGCTTGACAGGATGGAAATAATAGAGATCTCAGGCTATACAAAGAATGAGAAACTTGCAATTGCAAAGGACCACTTGCTTCCGGATATACTGGAAGAGCACGGGCTTGATACGAATATGCTCCAGATCGATGACCAGGCAATGAACGGAATCATTGACCGCTATACAAGGGAAGCAGGAGTGAGAGGTTTGAAAAAACAACTTGCAAGAACTGCAAGATTCGTATCTGAAAAGATAGTATCAGGAAAAGCAGATCTTCCCTATGTTGTACATGCTGAAATGCTGAAGGAGATACTTGGCAAGGAGCTTATTCGCCAGGATGAAGCCCGCAAGGAAAATGTCCCGGGTGTTGTGACCGGACTCGCATGGACCCCTGTTGGAGGAGATATCCTGTTCATAGAGGGCACATTCATGCCTGGCAAGGGTAAACTCACCCTTACAGGCCAGCTTGGAGATGTGATGAAGGAATCAGCACAGATATCACTGAGTCTTGTAAAGTCAAGGCTTGCAAACACTGCAAACAGCTTTGATTTCACAACAAGTGACATCCATATCCACGTTCCATCAGGAGCTACACCAAAGGATGGTCCGTCTGCAGGTGTTACATTGCTTACGGCACTGACGTCCCTTATAACCGGAAAGGCTGTTGATTCAAAGCTTGCCATGACAGGCGAGGTCACTCTCAGTGGTGCAGTCCTGCCGGTTGGCGGAATCAAAGAGAAGGTGCTTGCAGCACACAGGGCAGGTATAAAGAAGGTCATTCTTCCGCATGAGAATGAAAGAGATCTTGAAGATGTACCTGAGGATGTCCGCAATGAGTTGCAATTCGTACCTGTCGAAACCATTGAGGATGTCCTCAAGGAAGCTCTGGATATTGACCTGCACAGACCGGCGGTTTGCTATTCAGGCCAGCACCTGCACCATCATGGAATAAGCGAGATATAA